The following proteins come from a genomic window of Meles meles chromosome 1, mMelMel3.1 paternal haplotype, whole genome shotgun sequence:
- the CD53 gene encoding leukocyte surface antigen CD53: MGMSGLKLLKYVLFFFNLLFWFCGCCILGFGIYFLIHNNFNLFPSLTLGNAFVIVGSIIMVVAFLGCMGSIKENKCLLMSFFFLLLIILLAEVTMAILLFVYDQKLNNYVSTSLTESFQQYHSNNSTKATWDSIQSFLQCCGVNGTSDWGGHPPASCPSNPQVQGCYAQAKLWFHSNFLHIGIITICVCVIQVLGMSFALTLNCQIDKTSQALGL, encoded by the exons ATGGGCATGAGTGGCTTGAAGTTGCTGAAGTACGTTCTGTTTTTCTTCAACCTGCTCTTTTGG TTCTGTGGCTGCTGCATTTTGGGCTTTGGGATCTATTTCCTGATCCACAACAATTTCAACCTGTTCCCCTCCCTCACACTGGGCAATGCATTTGTCATCGTGGGCTCCATTATCATGGTGGTTGCCTTCCTGGGCTGCATGGGCTCCATCAAGGAGAACAAGTGCCTGCTTATGTCG TTCTTTTTCCTGCTGCTGATTATCCTCCTTGCTGAGGTGACCATGGCCATCCTGCTCTTCGTGTATGATCAGAAG CTGAATAATTATGTGTCTACGAGCCTGACTGAGAGCTTCCAGCAATACCACTCGAACAACAGCACCAAAGCAACATGGGATTCCATCCAGTCATTT CTGCAATGTTGTGGTGTAAATGGCACAAGTGATTGGGGCGGTCACCCACCAGCATCTTGTCCCTCAAATCCACAAGTTCAG GGTTGCTATGCACAAGCAAAACTGTGGTTTCACTCCAACTTCCTGCACATTGGAATCATCACtatctgtgtatgtgtgattCAG GTGTTGGGGATGTCCTTTGCGCTGACCTTGAACTGCCAGATTGATAAAACCAGCCAGGCCCTAGGGCTGTGA